In Gemmatimonadaceae bacterium, the following proteins share a genomic window:
- a CDS encoding S8 family serine peptidase yields MSLRTRSRALDRITKREPRLDSTMRRSGTGRGVAIYVFDGGVSDQHAELAGRVRVGFDAFPSNPRICNAHGTAVAGAAAGATLGVASEAQIVDVKIINCDHMRGSVGAIVDAARWTVQDHRRHPGQPAIANWSFAVDTTRNVPEVDSALVMLRDAGILVVVAAGNFDIDACHVSPANAPRALVVGASALVPSKDADHHWQDVRARGTAWGPCVDLYAPGDSVLLPGFDREGPTTTPWNGTSMAAGYVSGAASLIFERYPDASPDEVIMQLLQEATPSVVDERLASSAGGLATARSPLVYVGSAVRTVAAAPHVRY; encoded by the coding sequence ATGTCGCTGCGCACGCGCTCGAGGGCGCTCGATCGCATCACCAAGCGCGAGCCGCGACTCGACAGCACCATGCGGCGTTCCGGCACTGGTCGCGGCGTAGCCATCTACGTCTTCGACGGCGGCGTCAGTGACCAGCATGCCGAGCTGGCGGGACGCGTCCGAGTTGGCTTCGATGCATTTCCCAGCAACCCGCGCATTTGCAACGCGCACGGAACGGCGGTCGCCGGCGCAGCGGCGGGTGCGACGCTCGGCGTCGCGTCCGAGGCGCAGATCGTCGACGTCAAGATCATCAACTGCGATCACATGCGCGGTTCGGTCGGCGCCATCGTCGACGCCGCGCGTTGGACCGTACAGGACCATCGCCGCCATCCCGGGCAACCGGCCATCGCGAACTGGTCGTTCGCGGTCGACACGACGCGCAACGTGCCCGAGGTGGACAGCGCGCTCGTGATGTTGCGCGATGCGGGCATCCTCGTCGTCGTCGCCGCTGGAAACTTCGACATCGATGCGTGCCACGTGTCGCCGGCGAACGCACCGCGCGCGTTGGTCGTGGGCGCGAGCGCGCTCGTCCCGTCGAAGGACGCGGATCACCACTGGCAGGACGTTCGCGCGAGGGGCACCGCGTGGGGTCCGTGCGTCGATCTCTACGCACCGGGCGATTCTGTTCTCCTTCCCGGCTTCGATCGTGAGGGCCCCACGACCACGCCTTGGAACGGAACGTCGATGGCTGCGGGGTATGTGAGCGGCGCGGCGAGCTTGATCTTCGAGCGCTATCCGGACGCGTCGCCCGACGAAGTCATCATGCAATTGCTGCAAGAGGCGACGCCGTCGGTCGTCGACGAGCGCCTGGCTAGCTCCGCGGGCGGGCTCGCTACCGCGCGTTCACCGCTTGTGTACGTCGGCTCCGCGGTTCGCACCGTAGCCGCCGCTCCGCACGTACGGTACTAA
- a CDS encoding efflux RND transporter permease subunit, producing MIISDFAIKRPLITVVAMVAMVIFGTFALFKLKTDEFPDVDPPFLTVGIVYPGASPDVVESEVLKPVEEQIGSISGVKRIMGKAYDGYSMIMIEFFFDKDLNVASQEVRDAISSIRSDLPTEMKEPIVNKFNDTDRPIVSLAISSTVLSPAELTRLADPGITRELRALPGVADVQIFGKVERELTVEVDPHKLQAANISVAEVVQALQLQNLAAPVGRVNGDLDERAIRLRGRLDNPAEFENLIVADRNGQLVRLGQVATIKDATEEPRTLAIYNSKEAIGIDVKKAKGYSTTDVANRVRARLEDIQPTLPNGTKFDLVKDSGVRVDHAVRNVIEALILGAALTVLVVFLFLNSWRSTVITGVALPISVLASFIAVWALGFKLETMSLLGLSLAIGILIDDAIVVRENIVRHVEMGKDHFRAAHDGTDEIGLAVAATTFSILAVFVPIGFMPGIGGQWFKPFALTIAMSVAVSLFVSFSLDPMLSAYWPDPHRPPEERGWITRQLDKFNHWFNARAEDYKRVIAWALDHRVAMMMMAALTFFASFLLPTRGLSGLAAAVVGIAIVVYAFTRKRMHWLPRTVIVIVGLAAFGWLPQKVTPIRTVGTGFFPDDDRSEFIMAIETPPGSNLEYTRLKAEEAARIARAHSDLVLYTYTTLGNQATGGVDEGNIYVRLVPKDKRPLSAEQFAEVMRHETKQMSGATISVFTNDFNGGFKTIQLQLRGQNVAALAQAADMVKAGVEKIPGAVDIGLSTKGQKPELEIDLNRGVAGSVGLTVGQVAQSLRPAFAGIDAGYWIDPTGKSRKVTVRLTPESRQRASDLERLPMIVAGPNGLPATMPLGQVASIKQGLGPAIIDHLNREPVVTVELNTSGRAAGDVTADIQALLNRTRLPAGVHYTIGGDAESQAEVFGQIFSALGLAVLLMYLILVVQFGSFIDPVAILMSLPLSLIGVMLSLAISGMTINIMSLIGVILLMGIVAKNAILLIDFAKWAREERGVPLREALIQAGAIRLRPILMTTFALIAGMIPVAMGSGEGAQFRAPMGVAVIGGVITSTFLTLLVIPTGYEILDEWRSAFMRAIGSKPKQMTAEHAVPAAGD from the coding sequence ATGATTATTTCAGATTTCGCAATCAAGCGGCCGCTCATCACCGTGGTGGCGATGGTCGCCATGGTGATCTTCGGAACGTTCGCCCTGTTCAAGCTGAAGACCGACGAGTTCCCGGACGTCGATCCGCCGTTCCTCACGGTCGGCATCGTGTATCCGGGCGCGTCGCCCGACGTCGTCGAGAGCGAAGTGCTGAAGCCGGTCGAAGAGCAGATCGGCTCCATCTCGGGCGTCAAGCGCATCATGGGCAAGGCGTACGACGGCTACTCGATGATCATGATCGAGTTCTTCTTCGACAAGGATCTCAACGTCGCCTCGCAGGAAGTGCGCGACGCGATCTCGTCGATCCGGTCGGATCTGCCGACGGAGATGAAGGAGCCGATCGTCAACAAGTTCAACGACACCGATCGGCCGATCGTTTCGCTCGCCATTTCCTCGACCGTGCTGTCGCCGGCGGAGCTGACCCGGCTCGCCGATCCGGGCATCACGCGAGAGTTGCGCGCGCTTCCGGGCGTCGCCGACGTGCAGATCTTCGGCAAGGTCGAACGTGAGCTCACGGTCGAAGTGGACCCGCACAAGCTCCAGGCCGCGAACATCAGCGTCGCCGAAGTCGTGCAGGCGCTCCAGCTGCAGAACCTCGCCGCGCCGGTCGGCCGGGTGAACGGCGACCTCGACGAGCGCGCGATCCGCTTACGAGGACGCCTCGACAATCCGGCCGAGTTCGAGAACCTGATCGTCGCCGATCGCAACGGGCAGCTGGTGCGCCTCGGGCAGGTCGCGACGATCAAGGACGCGACCGAGGAGCCGCGCACGCTCGCGATCTACAACAGCAAGGAAGCGATCGGCATCGACGTCAAGAAGGCGAAGGGATACAGCACGACCGACGTCGCGAATCGCGTCCGCGCCCGGTTGGAAGACATTCAGCCGACGCTGCCCAACGGGACGAAGTTCGATCTCGTGAAGGATTCGGGCGTCCGCGTCGACCACGCGGTGCGAAACGTCATCGAGGCGCTGATTTTGGGCGCCGCGCTCACGGTGCTCGTCGTCTTCCTCTTCCTGAACTCGTGGCGGTCGACAGTCATCACCGGCGTCGCGCTGCCGATTTCCGTACTGGCGAGCTTCATCGCCGTCTGGGCACTCGGCTTCAAGCTGGAGACGATGTCGTTGCTAGGCCTGTCGCTTGCGATAGGCATTCTCATCGACGACGCGATCGTCGTCCGTGAGAACATCGTGCGTCACGTCGAGATGGGGAAAGACCATTTCCGCGCGGCGCACGACGGCACCGACGAGATCGGTCTCGCCGTCGCCGCGACGACGTTCTCGATCCTCGCGGTGTTCGTGCCGATCGGCTTCATGCCGGGCATCGGCGGCCAGTGGTTCAAGCCGTTCGCGCTGACGATCGCCATGTCGGTGGCCGTGTCGCTCTTCGTGTCGTTCTCGCTCGATCCAATGCTGTCGGCGTATTGGCCGGACCCGCATCGGCCGCCGGAGGAGCGCGGCTGGATCACGCGGCAGCTCGACAAGTTCAACCACTGGTTCAACGCGCGCGCCGAAGACTACAAGCGCGTGATCGCATGGGCGCTGGATCACCGCGTCGCGATGATGATGATGGCGGCGCTCACGTTCTTCGCCTCCTTCCTGCTGCCCACCCGGGGCTTGAGCGGGCTCGCGGCGGCGGTCGTGGGCATCGCGATCGTCGTGTACGCGTTCACGCGCAAACGCATGCACTGGCTCCCGCGCACGGTAATCGTCATCGTCGGTCTCGCGGCGTTTGGCTGGCTGCCGCAGAAGGTCACACCGATTCGCACGGTGGGGACGGGCTTCTTCCCGGACGACGACCGCTCCGAATTCATCATGGCGATCGAGACCCCGCCCGGTTCCAACCTCGAGTACACGCGGCTCAAGGCGGAAGAGGCGGCGCGCATCGCGCGCGCGCACTCCGACCTCGTCCTGTACACATACACGACGCTCGGCAATCAGGCGACCGGCGGCGTCGACGAGGGGAACATCTACGTTCGCCTCGTGCCGAAGGACAAGCGGCCCCTCTCCGCGGAGCAGTTCGCCGAGGTCATGCGCCATGAGACGAAGCAGATGTCGGGCGCGACCATCTCGGTGTTCACGAACGATTTCAACGGCGGTTTCAAGACGATCCAACTGCAACTGCGCGGCCAGAACGTCGCCGCGCTGGCGCAGGCGGCCGACATGGTGAAGGCAGGCGTCGAAAAGATCCCGGGTGCCGTGGACATCGGACTCTCGACGAAAGGTCAGAAACCCGAGCTCGAGATCGACCTCAATCGCGGGGTGGCCGGCTCGGTTGGCCTGACCGTCGGACAGGTCGCGCAGTCGCTGCGTCCGGCCTTCGCCGGGATCGACGCCGGCTACTGGATCGACCCGACCGGCAAGTCGCGCAAGGTCACCGTTCGTTTGACGCCCGAATCGCGTCAGCGCGCGTCGGACCTCGAGCGTCTTCCGATGATCGTCGCCGGTCCGAATGGATTGCCGGCGACGATGCCGCTCGGTCAAGTGGCGTCGATCAAACAAGGGCTTGGGCCGGCGATCATCGACCATCTCAATCGCGAACCGGTCGTGACGGTCGAATTGAACACGTCCGGGCGCGCCGCCGGCGACGTCACGGCGGACATTCAAGCGCTGCTCAACAGGACGCGGCTGCCGGCGGGCGTGCACTACACGATCGGCGGCGACGCGGAATCACAGGCCGAGGTGTTCGGCCAGATTTTCTCCGCGCTCGGCTTGGCCGTGCTGCTGATGTACCTCATTCTCGTCGTGCAATTCGGTTCGTTCATCGACCCGGTCGCGATCCTCATGTCGCTGCCGTTGTCGCTGATCGGCGTCATGCTGTCGCTCGCCATTAGCGGAATGACGATCAACATCATGAGTCTCATCGGCGTCATCCTGCTCATGGGCATCGTGGCGAAGAACGCCATCTTGCTGATCGACTTCGCAAAGTGGGCGCGTGAAGAACGCGGCGTCCCGCTGCGCGAGGCGCTGATTCAAGCCGGCGCGATCCGCCTTCGTCCGATTCTCATGACGACGTTCGCGCTGATCGCCGGCATGATTCCCGTCGCGATGGGCAGTGGCGAAGGCGCGCAGTTCCGCGCTCCGATGGGCGTCGCGGTCATCGGCGGTGTGATCACGTCGACGTTCCTGACCCTGCTCGTGATTCCCACGGGCTACGAGATTCTCGACGAATGGCGCTCCGCCTTCATGCGCGCGATCGGCTCGAAGCCGAAGCAGATGACCGCGGAGCACGCGGTTCCGGCGGCGGGGGACTGA
- a CDS encoding efflux RND transporter periplasmic adaptor subunit produces the protein MNRKKSATRRGLTTLTPAVLSLALVVVGCKGAPASKAATTPPAMLVGPENIAVVKGEQLRSGPAISGTLQPEEQANVRAEVGGTILQTFAEAGQRVSRGQTLARIDDATLQESVLSAQAAATTAQNTVDLDKRQVDRNTALLKAGAIADRDLEMSQNQLSAAQAQLANAKSILANANKQLSKATIVAPFTGIVSARQVSAGDVVQPGGALYVIVNPATMRLEASVPADQLSAVHVGAPVDFTVNGYPNRAFTGHIANINPVADPATRQVRIIVSLPNENNALVGGLFADGHVASEVRKAPVVPTAAVDESGLKPFVMQIRNGLVTKTEVELGIRDAATETVEIKSGVQPGDTILLGAARGISEKTPVKVSAVAADTERKP, from the coding sequence ATGAACCGAAAGAAGAGCGCTACGCGCCGCGGTCTAACCACCCTCACCCCCGCGGTGTTGTCCTTGGCGCTCGTAGTGGTGGGGTGCAAAGGCGCACCGGCAAGCAAGGCGGCGACGACGCCGCCGGCGATGCTCGTCGGTCCCGAGAACATCGCGGTCGTGAAGGGCGAGCAGCTGCGTTCGGGTCCGGCGATTTCGGGCACGCTGCAGCCCGAGGAGCAGGCGAACGTGCGGGCCGAAGTCGGCGGAACGATTCTCCAAACGTTCGCCGAAGCGGGACAGCGCGTCTCGCGCGGCCAGACGCTGGCGCGCATCGACGACGCGACGCTCCAGGAGTCCGTGTTGTCGGCGCAGGCCGCGGCGACCACGGCCCAAAACACGGTCGATCTCGACAAGCGGCAGGTCGATCGCAACACGGCGCTGCTCAAGGCCGGCGCGATCGCCGATCGCGACCTCGAGATGTCGCAGAACCAGCTGTCGGCGGCGCAGGCCCAGCTGGCGAACGCGAAGTCGATTCTCGCCAACGCGAACAAGCAGCTGAGCAAGGCGACGATCGTCGCACCGTTCACCGGCATCGTCAGCGCGCGGCAGGTGAGCGCGGGCGACGTCGTGCAGCCGGGCGGCGCCCTGTACGTGATCGTGAATCCGGCGACGATGCGGCTCGAGGCGTCGGTGCCGGCGGATCAACTCTCCGCGGTTCACGTCGGCGCGCCGGTGGATTTCACCGTCAACGGCTATCCGAACCGCGCGTTCACCGGCCACATCGCCAACATCAATCCGGTGGCCGATCCGGCGACGCGCCAGGTGCGCATCATCGTCTCGCTGCCCAACGAGAACAACGCTTTGGTGGGCGGCCTCTTCGCCGACGGCCACGTGGCGAGCGAAGTGCGCAAGGCGCCGGTCGTGCCGACGGCGGCGGTGGACGAGAGCGGGTTGAAACCGTTCGTGATGCAGATTAGGAACGGCCTCGTGACGAAGACAGAGGTGGAGTTGGGGATTCGCGACGCGGCCACGGAGACGGTCGAGATCAAGAGCGGCGTGCAACCGGGCGACACGATCCTGCTCGGCGCGGCGCGCGGCATCTCGGAGAAGACGCCGGTCAAAGTCAGCGCGGTCGCGGCTGACACGGAGCGCAAGCCATGA
- a CDS encoding TolC family protein produces MKTEGHIRFARASLTLATALVCAVPLVAQQPTSPTSPAAGAAVGATVRLSLDDALRLAEAQSPTIEVARSNVVRATGQRYQARSQFFPQLNASAAYNKTLESQFSSFSGTATPVDTTKPQLQALCAPNIPANATPDQRLAALAQSASCQSSTSGVGFDLSKTSFGAKNQWTVGLNFSQNVYTGGRITAQADAANAQLSSANIEVSAQRAQTALDVTSAYYDAALADQLVAIADSSVAQTEVVLAQTRVARQVGNAAEYDLLRAQVTRDNQLPVAIQARSNREVAYLRLKQLLNMPLDNVVSLTTQIETPQGPNLPSIASAAVDTSVSGRAPVRELDEAVRASEAQIKVARAERIPTLAIVSAFQRLYFPQQLFPSSNFGVNNWTVGLQTSFPILDGGRIKGDQLIAEAGLRQARAQREQTRQFAALDTRVALNQLAEAQSTWEASKGTAEQAQKTYAIDEVRFREGISTQTDLTQSRLLLEQSLANRAMAARNLAVARVRLALLRDLPIQQTGTGAVSGQNANAQQQQQQLNQSQQQTNSANQAARSTSGAGGPPPPGSIQP; encoded by the coding sequence ATGAAGACCGAAGGACATATCCGCTTCGCGCGGGCGTCGTTGACGCTCGCCACGGCGCTCGTCTGCGCCGTTCCGCTCGTCGCACAACAACCGACTTCCCCCACTTCCCCAGCCGCAGGCGCGGCCGTCGGAGCCACCGTTCGGCTCTCACTCGACGACGCGCTGCGGCTGGCGGAGGCACAGAGTCCGACCATCGAGGTCGCGCGCTCGAACGTCGTTCGCGCGACGGGGCAGCGTTATCAGGCGCGCAGCCAGTTCTTTCCGCAACTGAACGCGTCGGCCGCGTACAACAAGACGCTCGAGTCGCAGTTCTCGAGCTTCTCCGGCACCGCCACGCCGGTGGACACGACCAAGCCGCAGCTGCAAGCGCTCTGCGCGCCGAACATTCCGGCCAACGCCACGCCGGACCAGCGCCTTGCCGCGCTGGCCCAATCGGCGAGCTGCCAATCGTCCACCTCGGGCGTGGGCTTCGATCTGAGCAAGACGAGCTTCGGCGCGAAGAACCAATGGACGGTCGGACTCAATTTCTCGCAGAACGTCTACACCGGCGGCCGCATCACGGCGCAGGCCGACGCGGCGAACGCGCAGCTCTCGTCGGCGAACATCGAAGTCTCGGCGCAGCGCGCGCAGACGGCGCTCGACGTGACGTCGGCGTACTACGACGCCGCGCTCGCCGACCAGCTCGTGGCGATCGCCGATTCATCGGTCGCGCAGACGGAAGTCGTGCTCGCGCAGACGCGAGTCGCGCGGCAAGTCGGCAACGCCGCGGAGTACGATCTGCTGCGTGCGCAGGTGACGCGTGACAACCAGCTGCCCGTCGCGATTCAGGCGCGGTCGAACCGCGAGGTCGCGTATCTCCGGTTGAAGCAGCTGCTCAACATGCCGCTCGACAACGTCGTGTCGCTCACGACGCAGATCGAGACGCCGCAGGGTCCGAACCTTCCGTCGATCGCGTCGGCGGCCGTCGACACGTCGGTCTCGGGCCGCGCGCCGGTTCGCGAACTCGACGAGGCGGTGCGTGCGTCGGAAGCGCAGATCAAAGTCGCGCGCGCGGAGCGGATTCCGACGCTGGCGATCGTGTCGGCGTTCCAGCGGCTCTACTTCCCGCAGCAACTCTTCCCGAGCTCCAACTTCGGCGTCAACAACTGGACGGTCGGTCTTCAGACCAGCTTTCCGATTCTCGACGGCGGGCGGATCAAGGGCGACCAGTTGATCGCGGAGGCGGGGTTGCGGCAGGCGCGCGCGCAGCGTGAGCAAACGCGCCAGTTCGCGGCGCTCGACACACGCGTCGCGCTGAACCAGCTGGCCGAAGCGCAGTCGACGTGGGAAGCGAGCAAGGGCACCGCCGAACAGGCGCAGAAGACCTACGCGATCGACGAAGTGCGGTTCCGCGAGGGGATCTCGACGCAAACGGATCTCACGCAGTCGCGACTGCTGCTGGAGCAGTCGCTGGCGAACCGGGCGATGGCGGCGCGGAATCTCGCCGTCGCGCGCGTCCGACTCGCGCTGCTGCGCGACCTCCCGATCCAGCAAACCGGCACCGGTGCGGTCTCGGGGCAGAACGCCAACGCGCAGCAGCAACAACAGCAGTTGAATCAATCACAACAACAAACCAACTCGGCAAATCAAGCCGCGCGCTCGACCAGTGGCGCCGGTGGACCCCCCCCCCCAGGGAGCATTCAGCCATGA
- a CDS encoding helix-turn-helix domain-containing protein: MDIRARILEAATRVYAQHGFRGATTRLIAIEADVNEVTLFRTFGSKAALFEALMAAHNAQTPIPELPDEPVDPVKELTEWVRRVLGHLRENRAIIRTSVGEAEERPGAAVTMCEGPTCAGRILSNYMRRLQDRGWADRDVDVETVRAMLMSAMFGDAICRDMMEHVFPEPESEAAAKYVGIVVRALGIDRARPLQVARSAAGD; this comes from the coding sequence ATGGATATCCGAGCCCGCATCCTCGAAGCCGCGACGCGAGTCTATGCCCAGCACGGCTTCCGGGGCGCGACGACGCGCCTCATCGCGATCGAAGCCGACGTCAACGAGGTCACGCTCTTCCGAACGTTCGGCTCCAAGGCCGCTCTGTTCGAAGCGTTGATGGCTGCTCACAACGCTCAAACTCCGATCCCCGAGCTCCCCGACGAACCGGTCGACCCGGTGAAAGAACTGACCGAGTGGGTTCGCCGAGTCCTGGGCCACCTCAGGGAGAACCGTGCGATCATCCGGACGTCGGTTGGCGAGGCGGAGGAACGACCCGGGGCCGCGGTAACGATGTGCGAAGGCCCGACGTGCGCCGGAAGGATTCTCTCGAACTACATGCGACGGCTCCAGGACCGCGGCTGGGCCGACCGAGACGTCGACGTCGAAACCGTCCGCGCGATGCTCATGAGCGCGATGTTCGGCGACGCGATCTGTCGCGACATGATGGAGCACGTCTTCCCCGAGCCTGAATCAGAAGCCGCCGCGAAATACGTAGGAATCGTCGTCCGCGCGCTCGGCATCGACCGGGCGCGCCCACTGCAAGTCGCGCGGTCAGCCGCCGGAGACTGA
- a CDS encoding DUF4142 domain-containing protein: MSKRPARSMAIISACALAVVAAACTKSARNSDTLAAMDTTAKPAAATPTTDTTAAATATLTDVNIVALLDEANAGDSAMGKLASTKATSAAVKEFGRDMERDHHKLRVAGQDLAKKENLAPQAPSNDTLATASAKMHDNLTSMPKGKDWDKAYIDNEVAVHQSVLNLLQTAGSAAQDTSLKALITKAQPTIQAHLEKAQSIQSKLAGAATTDSAKKKP; the protein is encoded by the coding sequence ATGTCGAAACGCCCTGCTCGAAGCATGGCAATCATCAGCGCGTGCGCACTGGCCGTGGTAGCGGCGGCGTGCACCAAGAGTGCAAGGAATTCTGATACGCTCGCCGCGATGGACACGACGGCGAAGCCGGCGGCGGCGACGCCGACGACCGACACGACAGCTGCTGCGACGGCGACGCTGACCGACGTCAACATCGTCGCGCTGCTCGACGAAGCGAACGCGGGCGACAGCGCGATGGGCAAGCTGGCGTCGACGAAGGCCACGAGCGCGGCGGTGAAGGAATTCGGGCGCGACATGGAGCGCGACCATCACAAGCTCCGCGTCGCGGGACAGGATCTGGCGAAGAAGGAGAACCTCGCGCCGCAGGCGCCGTCGAACGACACGCTCGCGACGGCTTCCGCCAAGATGCACGACAACCTGACGTCGATGCCGAAGGGCAAGGACTGGGACAAGGCCTACATCGACAACGAAGTCGCGGTGCACCAGTCGGTGCTGAACCTTCTGCAGACTGCGGGCAGCGCGGCTCAGGACACGTCCCTCAAGGCGCTGATCACGAAGGCGCAGCCGACGATCCAGGCGCACCTCGAGAAGGCACAGTCGATCCAGTCGAAGCTCGCGGGAGCGGCGACGACGGATTCGGCGAAGAAGAAACCGTAG